In Afipia carboxidovorans OM5, the sequence CAAAGCCGTCCGGTCCAACAGCCCAACAGGGGCGTTATTGCCGTGGGAAATTGCCCATAACAATATTCAAGATATCCAAAAAATGAGAATATACGCAGAGGGTGGGCAAGGTATGGTTTGGCCGGATTGAGGGATGATGCTGAATAAATATAGTATCTATGGGATATGGCGCCAGCCGCGCACCCTTCGGCAGGCTCGATCGTCTGCCCACCCAAAACAGGCCTGTCCTACCCGAGCGCGTTCACGGCCGATTTTGCCCATTGGCGGCTTGAGCAAAACGCCGCAGCCATTACCTGAAGGGCCATGTTGCCCCTCTCCGTCCTCGATCTTTCCGTCGTCACCACCGGCACCAAACCCGCGCAAGCGCTGCGTAACAGCATCGATTTAGCGCAGGACGCGGACCGGCTTGGCTACACGCGCTATTGGCTCGCCGAGCATCACGGGCTCGCTTCGGTCGCAAGCCCGGCGCCCGACATCATGATTGGGCAGATCGCAGCGGCAACCTCACGCATTCACGTCGGCTCCGGCGGCGTGATGCTGCCCAACCATGCGCCGCTGGTTGTGGCTGAACGCTTCAAGATGTTGGAGGCGCTGTTTCCCGGCCGCATCGATCTTGGCCTTGGCCGCGCGCCCGGCACCGACGGCGTCACCGCTTATGCGCTGCGTAATCGGCTCGAAGCGCGCCCGGGCGACGATTTTCTGGAGCGACTGCAGGAGCTGATGCTGTGGGAGACGCGGGACTTCCCACCGGACCATCCCTTCAACAAAGTAGTCGCGATGCCCGACGATACGCCGTTGCCGCCGCTCTGGCTGCTCGGCTCCAGCGATTACAGCGCGCAACTGGCCGCACAGGTCGGTATGGGCTTTGCGTTTGCCCACCACTTTGCATCGTTCGATGCGGTGGCGGCGCTGACGCATTATCGCGCACACTTTCATCCCTCGCGCTGGCGGCCCGCCCCGCACGCCATTCTTGCAGTCGCTGCCGTCGTTGCACCGACCGATGACGAGGCGGAGGAATTGGTGCTGTCGATGGACCTCAATCGCCTGCAGCGCGAGCGCGGGAATTATCTGCCGATCCCGAGTGTCGCGGAGGCGAAGGCCTATCCGTATTCGGACGCCGACCGCGCGATCATCGCGCGCAATCGCTCGAAATTATTCATCGGCAGCCCGGCGACGATCGTGCCTCGGCTGATGCCGCTGATCGAGGCAAGCAAGGCGGATGAACTGATGGTGACGAGCGCGATCTACGATCACGCCGCGCGCAAGCGATCCTATGCGCTGCTGGCCGAGGCGCTCGGGATTAAGCAGAAGGCGACGTGAATAGAGCGGATAAACGTGCCCCGGACGCGGTGCGACATGGAATGTCGCTCCGCTGATCCGGGGCCGTTCCGGACTTCGAATGTGCGATGGTCCCGGTTCTGCGAAGCAGCGTTACACGCTGCATCGCGCCCGGGACAAGCCCGGCCATGACGCATCGTCTGTAAGGCGTAGCTTCAACTCTCGCTCGTGCTGTTCATCGCGACGCGAAACGGATGCGCCGGGTAGACACCGACGATGCGCAATTCCGCCGAGAAGAATTTCAGCTCTTCCAGCGCGTAGGCGAGCGCCTGGTCGTCCGGGTGGCCGTCGACATCTGCAAAGAACTGCGTCGCGGAGAAGCTGCCGTTCACCATGTAGCTTTCGAGCTTCGTCATGTTGACGCCGTTGGTGGCGAAGCCGCCGAGCGCCTTGTAGAGCGCGGCCGGCAGGTTGCGCACGCGGAAGACGAACGACGTCACCGTGGGGCCGGCACCGTGCGTTGCCCATTTTGGCTCGCGTGCCAGCACGACGAAACGCGTGGTGTTGTGGTTTTCGTCCTCCACGTCCTCGGCGAGAATGTCGAGGTTGTAGATGCCGGCCGCGATCTTCGGCGCAAGTGCCGCGCGGGTGATGTCGTTGGTCTCACTGATCGTCCGCGCCGAGCCTGCGGTGTCCGGACTCACGATCGAACGCAGCCCGAGCTTGCGGATGATGTTGCGGCACTGGCCAAGCGCGTGAATGTGGCTTTCGACCGTCTTGATGCTCTGCAGCGTCGCGCCGCGCGGCGCCATCAACTGGTGATGGATCGGCAGGAACCATTCCGCGATGATGAACAGGTTTGATTTCGGCAGCAGATGATGGATATCGGCGACGCGCCCCGCGACCGAATTCTCGATCGGGATCATGCCGAGATCGGCCTCGCCCGAGGAGATCGCCGCAAGTGCATCCTCGAAGGTTGCGCAGGGCAGCGCCTTGGCGCCGGGGTAAGCCTCGTCGATGGCGATATGGGAGTTCGCGCCGGGCTCGCCCTGGAAGGCGATGGTGAGCGGTTTTGTCGTCATGCTTGTCGTCATGCCTGTTTTGCCAGTATCCGGCGTGCGGCTTCGAGATCGT encodes:
- a CDS encoding LLM class flavin-dependent oxidoreductase, with the protein product MLPLSVLDLSVVTTGTKPAQALRNSIDLAQDADRLGYTRYWLAEHHGLASVASPAPDIMIGQIAAATSRIHVGSGGVMLPNHAPLVVAERFKMLEALFPGRIDLGLGRAPGTDGVTAYALRNRLEARPGDDFLERLQELMLWETRDFPPDHPFNKVVAMPDDTPLPPLWLLGSSDYSAQLAAQVGMGFAFAHHFASFDAVAALTHYRAHFHPSRWRPAPHAILAVAAVVAPTDDEAEELVLSMDLNRLQRERGNYLPIPSVAEAKAYPYSDADRAIIARNRSKLFIGSPATIVPRLMPLIEASKADELMVTSAIYDHAARKRSYALLAEALGIKQKAT
- a CDS encoding prephenate dehydratase yields the protein MTTKPLTIAFQGEPGANSHIAIDEAYPGAKALPCATFEDALAAISSGEADLGMIPIENSVAGRVADIHHLLPKSNLFIIAEWFLPIHHQLMAPRGATLQSIKTVESHIHALGQCRNIIRKLGLRSIVSPDTAGSARTISETNDITRAALAPKIAAGIYNLDILAEDVEDENHNTTRFVVLAREPKWATHGAGPTVTSFVFRVRNLPAALYKALGGFATNGVNMTKLESYMVNGSFSATQFFADVDGHPDDQALAYALEELKFFSAELRIVGVYPAHPFRVAMNSTSES